A DNA window from Trypanosoma brucei brucei TREU927 chromosome 11 chr11_scaffold01 genomic scaffold, whole genome shotgun sequence contains the following coding sequences:
- a CDS encoding eukaryotic translation initiation factor 3 subunit, putative (similar to SP:Q9QZD9: Eukaryotic translation initiation factor 3 subunit 2 (eIF-3 beta)(eIF3 p36) (eIF3i) (TGF-beta receptor interacting protein 1) (TRIP- 1). {Mus musculus} and to SP:Q13347 {Homo sapiens}): protein MNIQGMALHGHMKPVTMIKFNREGDLLFSTAKEPNVSVWYTKTGERLGTYDGHSAISACDVNNYSTLLVTGGMDFKAKLWCVETGEELANIMLRTPARAVGFSHDDNLLMVSTSRKMGQKSAVQLYNLPFLPPKDGYSIHPVNTVFNPCTEFVSENDDVTFAIWGPTNDTIYYSTSDGSVAILDVETMSTVCTHKPHEETINRISFDSNYYTLITASKDKTARLLDSRDLSVVQTYTSDVPVNDASISPRGDHVIIGGGMDAQDVTTQGGQTTFEVKFYHKVHEKQLGQVRCHFGTINSVCFFPDGRGFASGAFDGLVKLHRFDDKYSSTPGAIPLWTPEGI from the coding sequence ATGAACATTCAAGGCATGGCTCTGCACGGGCACATGAAGCCCGTAACAATGATTAAATTCAACCGAGAGGGGGATCTGCTGTTTTCAACGGCAAAAGAGCCAAATGTGAGTGTTTGGTATACAAAGACTGGGGAGCGATTAGGCACATACGATGGACACAGCGCTATCTCGGCATGCGATGTGAACAACTATTCTACCCTCCTTGTAACTGGTGGAATGGACTTCAAGGCAAAGTTGTGGTGCGTTGAAACCGGTGAGGAACTCGCAAACATTATGCTTCGGACTCCAGCCCGTGCGGTTGGTTTTTCCCACGACGACAATCTGTTGATGGTAAGTACTTCGCGGAAAATGGGCCAGAAGTCCGCAGTGCAGTTGTATAATTTGCCTTTCTTACCTCCCAAGGATGGCTACAGTATACACCCGGTGAACACGGTGTTTAATCCGTGCACAGAGTTTGTGTCTGAAAACGATGACGTTACTTTTGCCATCTGGGGTCCCACAAATGACACGATTTATTACTCGACGAGCGACGGCTCAGTTGCCATCCTGGACGTGGAGACAATGAGCACTGTttgcacacacaaaccacATGAGGAGACGATCAACCGCATATCCTTCGATTCTAACTATTACACTCTCATCACCGCTTCGAAGGACAAGACGGCTCGCCTGCTAGATTCACGTGATCTGTCCGTTGTCCAGACCTATACCAGTGATGTACCGGTGAACGATGCTTCAATTTCGCCACGCGGCGATCATGTTATCATAGGTGGTGGCATGGATGCGCAGGATGTGACAACACAGGGTGGGCAGACAACATTCGAGGTGAAGTTTTACCATAAGGTGCATGAGAAGCAACTTGGACAGGTGCGGTGCCACTTCGGTACGATCAACTCCGTCTGTTTTTTCCCCGACGGTCGTGGGTTCGCTAGCGGAGCGTTTGATGGCCTTGTGAAACTGCACCGCTTTGACGACAAGTACAGCTCAACACCCGGTGCAATTCCCCTCTGGACACCCGAAGGCATATAA
- a CDS encoding hypothetical protein, conserved (Leishmania gene is more diverged.) — protein MSFASFVYLGHCKVMLSVVREYLEQCSQRRVEPYYAFIEHAGNSEIVADIDFAPVMAIRLLAVTLLRSRPRKGGLRLHALVLRYGVNKGEHHPPQQSKRLLPYETLAARRRTEDDIMSPVNRHLLRGLLDGVRMACIAAIRHLTRLELCGLPLSGGSAIVEVTSRLFDLLPHCCSLRVLKLSHSTLTDRLFLQLTTAAMASAFPALKEAYFSECGLTDESARGLHSLITLNRSREQQAMWLSSFRNGNSGSRTVNAPVPRALEALDLSGNRLGDPTLKRLAIAITHDISLRVVDMSRNAVTTAGLVEFLQQGTLGGSGIESLDLSKNLITSNTSYGAEEGFACLCSCPEQLLLTRITGIRQCRTGSPASHGGTRLVPKGPPSPAFDRPTISTSPIPKSQASSRGQSLSAGTVVTGAEQIAAAAPLSRTTRQMSISSAVVIEGSAPETGRSSLSSILPDKERSLAVHNVYTRSSTAHVSAAMSTKPSSCKRCPGGTPSTVHPPASEKTQNQVIPDLIPQGPAPRFQPLLFSSPGGQEQQWYGVPLYITLPFNPLGGLQTAPLAPVKHDVAVGTASLQSSPQRDDADELESGPHTSNGGSESGVGDVFEEKMVEPLNSDRWEMGEWKAKEQRFLEALVVRLENHETSTAELVERNHQLTRESLKGLKEELSQRIREVLEEQRSEQRRLDMRLAAERELQDPEETLTNQLVQLIHTGMKSIHDQMAKPVGTSAAKSDIGMGASGKASCQTTQDYLREVKGFLKGLGW, from the coding sequence ATGTCGTTTGCATCCTTTGTTTACTTAGGGCATTGCAAGGTAATGCTGTCTGTTGTGCGCGAATACCTGGAGCAGTGCTCTCAGCGTCGCGTGGAACCGTACTATGCCTTTATTGAGCATGCGGGAAATAGTGAAATTGTTGCTGATATCGACTTTGCCCCAGTTATGGCCATTCGTCTCCTTGCTGTAACGTTGTTGCGCAGCCGCCCCCGGAAAGGGGGATTGCGGCTTCACGCGTTGGTGTTGCGATACGGTGTAAATAAGGGAGAACACCATCCACCTCAGCAGTCAAAAAGGCTGCTGCCGTACGAGACACTTGCCGCCCGGCGGCGTACTGAGGACGATATAATGTCTCCGGTAAATCGTCATCTGCTGCGGGGTCTGTTAGATGGTGTACGCATGGCCTGTATTGCTGCAATTCGGCACCTTACGCGTCTTGAGTTGTGCGGTCTACCGCTCAGTGGCGGCAGTGCGATTGTGGAAGTGACGAGCCGATTATTCGATCTTCTTCCTCATTGCTGCTCTCTCCGCGTCCTTAAGCTAAGTCATTCCACCTTAACGGACAGACTTTTTCTTCAGTTGACAACTGCGGCGATGGCTTCCGCGTTTCCCGCCTTGAAGGAGGCATATTTTTCCGAATGTGGTCTTACAGATGAAAGTGCGCGCGGTTTGCACTCGCTGATAACCCTGAATCGCAGTAGGGAGCAGCAAGCAATGTGGTTATCTTCATTTCGCAACGGTAATAGTGGCTCCCGCACTGTAAACGCTCCTGTTCCGAGGGCTCTTGAGGCGCTTGACCTGTCAGGTAATCGTTTGGGGGACCCAACCTTGAAGCGACTTGCCATCGCCATAACACATGATATTTCACTACGTGTGGTTGATATGAGCCGGAATGCTGTAACAACGGCGGGGTTAGTGGAGTTCCTGCAACAGGGGACTCTTGGGGGAAGTGGTATCGAGTCGTTGGATCTTTCCAAGAATCTAATAACGTCCAATACCTCTTATGGAGCTGAGGAAGGCTTCGCTTGCCTTTGCAGCTGTCCAGAGCAGCTGCTTCTCACACGTATAACTGGCATTCGGCAGTGTAGAACTGGTAGTCCTGCTTCCCACGGTGGTACGCGTCTCGTTCCTAAAGGGCCACCTTCGCCGGCGTTTGATCGACCCACCATTTCTACTTCACCAATACCGAAATCGCAAGCATCGTCCCGAGGCCAGAGTTTGTCGGCTGGTACGGTGGTGACGGGAGCAGAGCAGATAGCTGCAGCGGCTCCCCTGTCGAGAACTACAAGACAAATGTCAATAAGTTCCGCTGTAGTAATTGAGGGAAGCGCCCCTGAAACGGGGCGCAGCTCCCTTTCTTCTATACTGCCGGACAAGGAGCGATCTCTTGCGGTGCACAATGTCTACACGCGTAGTTCAACCGCTCATGTTTCAGCAGCGATGTCAACGAAACCCAGCAGTTGCAAGCGTTGTCCCGGCGGCACACCGTCCACCGTCCATCCCCCAGCAAGCGAGAAAACGCAAAATCAAGTGATACCTGATTTGATTCCACAGGGCCCAGCTCCTCGTTTTCAACCCCTGTTATTTTCGTCCCCAGGTGGCCAAGAGCAGCAGTGGTACGGGGTGCCTTTGTACATTACACTCCCGTTTAACCCATTAGGTGGCCTTCAGACAGCCCCGCTAGCGCCTGTGAAACATGATGTTGCGGTTGGCACGGCGTCGCTGCAATCGTCGCCTCAGCGTGACGACGCCGATGAACTCGAGTCGGGACCGCATACGAGTAATGGGGGCAGTGAGAGTGGCGTCGGGGATGTCTTTGAGGAAAAGATGGTGGAGCCGTTAAACAGCGACAGATGGGAAATGGGGGAGTGGAAGGCAAAGGAACAGCGGTTCCTTGAAGCTCTTGTAGTGCGACTGGAGAATCACGAAACTTCCACGGCAGAGTTGGTGGAACGTAACCATCAATTGACGCGTGAGAGCCTTAAAGGTCTTAAGGAGGAGTTGTCACAGCGCATACGTGAGGTACTAGAGGAACAGCGAAGCGAACAAAGGCGGCTTGACATGCGGTTGGCTGCTGAACGAGAGCTTCAAGATCCCGAAGAAACCCTTACGAACCAGTTAGTGCAGCTAATTCACACCGGTATGAAAAGCATTCACGACCAAATGGCGAAACCGGTGGGGACATCGGCTGCCAAAAGCGATATTGGGATGGGAGCTTCCGGCAAAGCGTCATGCCAAACTACACAGGACTATCTACGTGAGGTAAAGGGATTTCTTAAGGGTTTGGGTTGGTGA